In Actinomyces radicidentis, one genomic interval encodes:
- a CDS encoding helicase HerA-like domain-containing protein, with protein MSDSADIARLKAEAAQAAAEAAAAKAAAAQAALDAALAASGDARTSEAGTTSAPSEPTTDSPAPGTPASQAPSSSGLSTDVTGYAAQVQAGYAFSGATLPVGTYLDYPTDGKAADGDPAPVTGVRVGIPLGLMNRHALVAGATGTGKTRTLQLLAEGLSAAGVPVFLADVKGDLTGLAEAGTSSGKLTARTASTGQPWEGASFPLELLTLGGQGTGTPIRTTITDFGPVLLARVLGLNETQTSALQLVFHWADQQGLALLDLKDLRAVIEHLTSTDAGKEELKSIGGVSAATAGVILRQLATLESEGGDRFFGEPALDVHDLLRTAPDGRGIISSLELEDIQSQGVLFSTFLMWLLGELFEILPEVGDPEKPTIVFFFDEAHLLFADATKAFLEAVTRTVRLIRSKGVGIVFITQSPTDVPDEVLAQLGSRVQHALRAHTPADAANLKKAVSTFPTSPLDLSEVLTSLGTGQAVVSVLDEKGRPAPVAPVMVDAPASVMGPGKPETVQALVSGSAIAPKYAVAVDNESAYEILAKRLTEQNAAEAAAKAQAEADAAAKAAAEAEAKDKAKAEATAQKAAEKAAAAKQREAERLEREAAKQAEAQAKAEAKAKERRQREIEKTIGQVGRQVTREITRSLLGNILRR; from the coding sequence ATGAGTGACTCCGCTGACATCGCCCGTCTCAAGGCCGAGGCGGCGCAGGCCGCCGCCGAGGCAGCAGCCGCGAAGGCCGCCGCCGCCCAGGCCGCGCTCGACGCCGCCCTCGCCGCGAGCGGGGACGCCAGGACTTCCGAGGCAGGCACCACCAGTGCCCCGTCCGAGCCCACCACGGACTCCCCCGCACCCGGGACGCCGGCCTCACAGGCGCCGTCGTCGTCCGGCCTGTCCACGGACGTCACCGGCTACGCCGCCCAGGTGCAGGCCGGCTACGCGTTCTCCGGCGCGACGCTCCCGGTGGGCACCTACCTCGACTACCCCACCGACGGGAAGGCCGCCGACGGCGACCCGGCGCCCGTCACCGGCGTACGCGTCGGCATCCCGCTCGGCCTCATGAACCGCCACGCCCTCGTCGCCGGCGCCACCGGCACGGGCAAGACCCGCACGCTCCAGCTGCTCGCCGAGGGGCTCTCCGCCGCTGGCGTCCCCGTGTTCCTCGCCGACGTCAAGGGCGACCTCACGGGCCTCGCCGAGGCCGGGACGTCGTCGGGCAAGCTGACCGCGCGCACGGCGTCGACCGGTCAGCCCTGGGAGGGGGCCTCCTTCCCACTCGAGCTCCTCACCCTGGGCGGCCAGGGGACGGGCACCCCGATCCGCACGACGATCACCGACTTCGGGCCGGTGCTGCTGGCGCGCGTCCTCGGTCTCAACGAGACGCAGACGAGCGCCCTCCAGCTCGTCTTCCACTGGGCGGACCAGCAGGGCCTCGCCCTCCTCGATCTCAAGGACCTACGCGCCGTCATCGAGCACCTCACGAGCACCGACGCCGGCAAGGAGGAGCTCAAGTCCATCGGCGGCGTCTCTGCGGCGACGGCGGGCGTCATCCTGCGCCAGCTCGCGACGCTGGAGTCCGAGGGCGGGGACAGGTTCTTCGGCGAGCCGGCCCTCGACGTGCACGACCTGCTGCGCACCGCCCCCGACGGCCGCGGCATCATCTCCTCGCTGGAGCTGGAGGACATCCAGTCCCAGGGGGTCCTGTTCTCCACCTTCCTCATGTGGCTGCTCGGTGAGCTCTTCGAGATCCTCCCCGAGGTGGGGGACCCGGAGAAGCCCACCATCGTGTTCTTCTTCGACGAGGCGCACCTGCTCTTCGCCGACGCCACGAAGGCCTTCCTCGAGGCCGTCACCCGCACCGTGCGGCTCATTCGCTCCAAGGGCGTCGGCATCGTCTTCATCACCCAGTCCCCCACGGACGTGCCCGACGAGGTCCTCGCCCAGCTGGGCTCGCGCGTCCAGCACGCCCTGCGCGCCCACACCCCCGCCGACGCCGCGAACCTCAAGAAGGCCGTGTCCACCTTCCCGACGTCGCCGCTGGACCTGTCCGAGGTGCTGACCTCGCTGGGGACCGGGCAGGCGGTCGTCTCCGTCCTCGACGAGAAGGGGCGCCCCGCGCCGGTCGCCCCCGTCATGGTCGACGCCCCGGCCTCCGTCATGGGCCCCGGTAAGCCGGAGACGGTGCAGGCGCTCGTGTCCGGCTCGGCGATCGCCCCGAAGTACGCGGTCGCGGTGGACAACGAGTCCGCTTACGAGATCCTCGCCAAGCGCCTCACGGAGCAGAACGCCGCCGAGGCGGCCGCGAAGGCCCAGGCGGAGGCCGACGCCGCCGCGAAGGCCGCTGCCGAGGCGGAGGCCAAGGACAAGGCGAAGGCCGAGGCCACCGCGCAGAAGGCGGCCGAGAAGGCCGCCGCGGCGAAGCAGCGCGAGGCCGAGCGCCTCGAGCGGGAGGCGGCCAAGCAAGCCGAGGCGCAGGCGAAGGCGGAGGCCAAGGCCAAGGAGCGCCGTCAGCGCGAGATCGAGAAGACGATTGGGCAGGTGGGCCGTCAGGTCACCCGCGAGATCACGCGCTCGCTGCTCGGCAACATCCTGCGGCGCTGA
- a CDS encoding GntR family transcriptional regulator produces the protein MDIEIDPLSPIPIYQQIHDRVVEGIARGEARPGDRLQSVRALATAFGVNPATVSKAYDLLRSESFVVTTPKSGTVIAYPRDWDATQVWDAHLRTVLAEARAHGMTDEQVRTAVEHALDTLSPVGRL, from the coding sequence ATGGATATCGAGATCGATCCGCTCTCACCGATTCCGATCTACCAGCAGATCCATGACCGAGTCGTCGAGGGCATCGCCCGAGGCGAGGCTCGACCAGGAGACCGCCTTCAGTCGGTGCGCGCACTCGCGACGGCGTTCGGCGTCAACCCGGCGACGGTGAGCAAGGCCTATGACCTCCTTCGCAGCGAGTCGTTCGTCGTCACGACTCCCAAGTCCGGCACCGTCATCGCCTACCCCCGAGACTGGGACGCGACGCAGGTCTGGGACGCGCACCTGCGCACCGTGCTCGCCGAGGCTCGTGCCCACGGCATGACCGATGAACAGGTTCGCACCGCCGTCGAACACGCCCTCGACACGCTCTCGCCTGTAGGGAGGCTCTGA
- a CDS encoding DUF5808 domain-containing protein, with translation MLGYALSMVGTMALMGLLLALTPAMSRDTVPLGVSVPADRVKAPVVLAALHHWRLTCLAVTVVLSAILLASSTAGVLKTHAGLPVSLIIGQIAVLLMVWARLRRPIVDAKRADDWYESRPVRLVATVTTEAGPTPMGHRHLLWYVAGVAALLLAGAFTIARYSALPDPYPFHWDASGRVDGWTRLSRWAVLEPTIVGLLTLAVCLGCSVATGRRLVSRVPIDGDRHRSEELAAGRARIIAHGVGAIGLATAIVFSGITILPTLGSGGIGQALVLVPTVLMGVVLVLMVSALIRLAHRHPRTCDGDADSPDEDAHWPWGLVYVNPADPALMVPKRNGAGLTINMGHPVGRVLGVILLALLAVMFVVGLLPIS, from the coding sequence ATGCTCGGTTACGCCCTGTCCATGGTCGGCACGATGGCCCTCATGGGGCTCCTCCTGGCGCTCACGCCCGCGATGTCGCGCGACACCGTGCCGCTCGGCGTGTCGGTGCCCGCGGACCGTGTGAAGGCGCCCGTCGTGCTCGCGGCCCTGCACCACTGGCGCCTCACGTGCCTCGCGGTGACCGTGGTGCTCTCAGCCATCCTCCTGGCCTCGAGCACAGCCGGGGTCCTCAAGACCCACGCCGGCCTGCCCGTCTCCCTCATCATCGGTCAGATCGCCGTACTTCTGATGGTGTGGGCCCGTCTGCGCCGGCCCATCGTCGATGCCAAGCGTGCGGACGACTGGTACGAGAGCCGCCCAGTACGCCTGGTCGCCACCGTGACGACGGAGGCAGGACCAACCCCAATGGGCCACCGTCATCTCCTGTGGTACGTCGCCGGTGTCGCGGCTCTTCTGCTCGCCGGCGCCTTCACCATAGCCCGGTACAGCGCGCTGCCGGACCCCTACCCGTTCCATTGGGACGCCTCCGGCAGGGTCGACGGGTGGACGCGCCTGAGCCGTTGGGCGGTGCTCGAACCGACCATCGTCGGGCTGCTCACCCTCGCCGTCTGCCTCGGGTGCTCGGTGGCCACCGGCAGGCGGCTCGTGAGCAGAGTGCCGATCGACGGCGACCGTCATCGTTCCGAGGAACTTGCCGCGGGGCGAGCCCGGATCATCGCGCACGGTGTCGGCGCCATCGGCCTCGCGACCGCGATTGTCTTCTCCGGGATCACGATCCTTCCGACCCTCGGGTCAGGCGGGATCGGCCAGGCGCTGGTTCTCGTCCCCACAGTGCTCATGGGTGTCGTCCTCGTGCTCATGGTGTCCGCGCTCATTCGGCTTGCGCACCGTCACCCGCGCACCTGCGACGGCGACGCCGACTCACCCGACGAGGACGCGCACTGGCCGTGGGGTCTCGTCTACGTCAACCCGGCGGACCCGGCCCTCATGGTGCCCAAGCGCAACGGCGCGGGCCTCACCATCAACATGGGGCACCCGGTGGGGCGGGTGCTCGGCGTCATCCTCCTCGCGCTCCTTGCCGTCATGTTCGTCGTCGGCCTGCTGCCGATCAGCTGA
- a CDS encoding leucine--tRNA ligase, with amino-acid sequence MSQTQQTPEQTSGSTTPYRYTAQLADTIETAWQDRWESEGTFYSDNPVGALAGPDAAKEKYFLLDMFPYPSGKGLHVGHPLGYIATDVVARFTRMTGKNVLYTMGYDAFGLPAEQYAVQTGQHPRVSTEANIANMRRQLRRLGLSHDKRRTLATIDVDYVKWTQWIFLKVFNSWMDPEAPRRDGRGKGAARPVTELVEKLAAGTVATPDGRPWAELSKAEQAEVVDSHRLAYVSNAPVNWCPGLGTVLANEEVTSEGRSERGNYPVFKRNLRQWMMRITAYGDRLADDLDTVDWPEKVKSMQRNWIGRSEGAEVTFAVDGAAAAGSEVTDLTVYTTRPDTLFGATFMVVAPEHPLLGSIEVSSEDGLTVPAAWPEGTREAWKDGHATPAQAVAAYRAQAAAATEAERTDESRTKTGVFTGFYGVNPVSGERVPIFVADYVLMGYGTGAIMAVPAHDDRDYAFATKYDLDLVQTIGPDDDPHGVDLAQGAYTGDGVAVDSANERVDLNGLTKDEAKARMIAFLESEGTGRGAVTYRLRDWLFSRQRYWGEPFPIVWDEDGQVHAIPESMLPVELPEVTDYSPRSYDPDDAGSSPEPPLGKAEEWVKVELDLGDGPRTYYRETNTMPQWAGSCWYEMRYIDPTDQDELVAPANESYWMGPRPEAGNTSGGTDLYVGGVEHAVLHLLYSRFWHKVLFDLGVVSSSEPYHKLFNQGYVQAYAYTDSRGQYVPADEVEESTAADGSPVFSWHGEPVSREYGKMGKSLKNIVTPDDMYEAYGADTFRVYEMSMGPLDQDRPWDTRAVSGSQRFLQRLWRNVVDETTGETTVVDAPADDATRRLIAQTIVGVRDDYEGMRVNTAIAKLIVLNNHLTGLDSVPREAMEALTLMVSPVAPHIAEEIWKRLGHEGSLAHEDFPTVTDESLLAADKVTCVIQVKGKVRDRLEVDPEIDPAELERLALAAPGVIRTLDGKGVRKVIVRAPKLVSIVPE; translated from the coding sequence ATGAGCCAGACTCAGCAGACCCCGGAGCAGACCAGCGGTTCCACCACGCCGTACCGCTACACGGCCCAGCTGGCCGACACCATCGAGACCGCCTGGCAGGACCGCTGGGAGTCCGAGGGCACCTTCTACTCCGACAACCCGGTCGGCGCGCTCGCGGGTCCGGACGCCGCCAAGGAGAAGTACTTCCTCCTCGACATGTTCCCCTACCCCTCGGGCAAGGGCCTGCACGTCGGCCACCCCCTGGGCTACATCGCCACCGACGTCGTCGCCCGCTTCACCCGCATGACGGGCAAGAACGTCCTCTACACGATGGGCTACGACGCCTTCGGCCTGCCCGCCGAGCAGTACGCCGTCCAGACCGGCCAGCACCCGCGCGTCTCCACCGAGGCGAACATCGCCAACATGCGCCGCCAGCTGCGCCGCCTCGGCCTGTCCCACGACAAGCGCCGCACCCTGGCCACCATCGACGTCGACTACGTCAAGTGGACCCAGTGGATCTTCCTCAAGGTCTTCAACTCCTGGATGGACCCCGAGGCCCCGCGCCGCGACGGCCGCGGCAAGGGCGCCGCCCGCCCCGTGACCGAGCTCGTTGAGAAGCTCGCCGCCGGCACCGTCGCCACCCCCGACGGCCGCCCCTGGGCCGAGCTGTCCAAGGCCGAGCAGGCCGAGGTCGTCGACTCCCACCGCCTCGCCTACGTCTCCAACGCGCCGGTCAACTGGTGCCCGGGCCTCGGCACCGTCCTCGCCAACGAGGAGGTCACCTCCGAGGGCCGCTCCGAGCGCGGCAACTACCCCGTCTTCAAGCGGAACCTGCGCCAGTGGATGATGCGCATCACCGCCTACGGCGACCGCCTCGCCGACGACCTCGACACCGTCGACTGGCCCGAGAAGGTCAAGTCGATGCAGCGCAACTGGATCGGCCGCTCCGAGGGCGCCGAGGTCACCTTCGCCGTCGACGGCGCCGCCGCGGCCGGCTCCGAGGTCACCGACCTCACCGTCTACACCACCCGCCCCGACACCCTCTTCGGCGCCACCTTCATGGTCGTCGCCCCCGAGCACCCGCTGCTGGGCTCCATCGAGGTCTCCAGCGAGGACGGCCTCACCGTCCCCGCGGCCTGGCCCGAGGGCACCCGCGAGGCCTGGAAGGACGGGCACGCCACCCCGGCCCAGGCCGTGGCCGCCTACCGCGCGCAGGCAGCCGCCGCCACCGAGGCCGAGCGCACTGACGAGAGCCGCACCAAGACCGGCGTCTTCACCGGCTTCTACGGCGTCAACCCCGTGAGCGGCGAGCGCGTGCCGATCTTCGTCGCCGACTACGTCCTCATGGGCTACGGCACCGGCGCCATCATGGCCGTCCCCGCCCACGACGACCGCGACTACGCCTTCGCCACCAAGTACGACCTCGACCTCGTCCAGACCATCGGCCCGGACGACGACCCGCACGGCGTCGACCTCGCCCAGGGCGCCTACACCGGCGACGGCGTCGCCGTCGACTCCGCCAACGAGCGCGTCGACCTCAACGGCCTCACCAAGGACGAGGCCAAGGCCCGCATGATCGCCTTCCTCGAGTCCGAGGGCACCGGCCGCGGCGCCGTCACCTACCGCCTGCGCGACTGGCTCTTCTCCCGCCAGCGCTACTGGGGCGAGCCCTTCCCGATCGTCTGGGACGAGGACGGTCAGGTCCACGCGATCCCCGAGTCCATGCTCCCCGTCGAGCTGCCCGAGGTCACCGACTACTCGCCGCGCTCCTACGACCCCGACGACGCCGGCTCCTCCCCGGAGCCGCCGCTGGGCAAGGCCGAGGAGTGGGTCAAGGTCGAGCTCGACCTGGGCGACGGCCCGCGCACCTACTACCGCGAGACGAACACGATGCCCCAGTGGGCCGGCTCGTGCTGGTACGAGATGCGCTACATCGACCCCACGGACCAGGACGAGCTGGTCGCCCCGGCCAACGAGTCCTACTGGATGGGGCCGCGCCCCGAGGCCGGCAACACCTCCGGCGGCACCGACCTCTACGTCGGCGGCGTCGAGCACGCCGTCCTCCACCTGCTCTACTCGCGCTTCTGGCACAAGGTCCTCTTCGACCTCGGCGTCGTCAGCTCCTCCGAGCCGTACCACAAGCTCTTCAACCAGGGCTACGTCCAGGCCTACGCCTACACCGACTCCCGCGGCCAGTACGTCCCGGCCGACGAGGTCGAGGAGAGCACGGCAGCGGACGGCTCCCCTGTGTTCTCATGGCACGGCGAGCCCGTGAGCCGCGAGTACGGCAAGATGGGCAAGTCCCTCAAGAACATCGTGACCCCGGACGACATGTACGAGGCCTACGGCGCGGACACCTTCCGCGTCTACGAGATGTCCATGGGCCCGCTCGACCAGGACCGCCCCTGGGACACGCGCGCCGTCTCCGGCTCGCAGCGCTTCCTGCAGCGCCTGTGGCGCAACGTCGTCGACGAGACCACGGGGGAGACCACCGTGGTCGACGCCCCCGCCGACGACGCCACCCGCCGCCTCATCGCCCAGACGATCGTGGGCGTGAGGGACGACTACGAGGGCATGCGCGTCAACACCGCCATCGCCAAGCTCATCGTCCTCAACAACCACCTCACCGGCCTCGACTCCGTGCCGCGCGAGGCCATGGAGGCCCTCACCCTCATGGTCTCCCCGGTGGCCCCGCACATCGCGGAGGAGATCTGGAAGCGCCTCGGCCACGAGGGCTCGCTCGCCCACGAGGACTTCCCGACCGTCACCGACGAGTCCCTGCTCGCGGCGGACAAGGTCACCTGCGTCATCCAGGTCAAGGGCAAGGTCCGCGACCGCCTCGAGGTGGACCCGGAGATCGACCCGGCCGAGCTCGAGAGGCTCGCCCTGGCGGCCCCCGGCGTCATCCGCACCCTGGACGGCAAGGGCGTCCGCAAGGTCATCGTCCGCGCCCCCAAGCTCGTCTCCATCGTCCCCGAGTGA
- the nhaA gene encoding Na+/H+ antiporter NhaA, whose product MTPAAHPSRPRNPFAALAHRLESEVFSGLLMVAAALIALTWANSPWRGAYESLSTTVVGPHALHLDLDLATWAADGLLAVFFFVVGLELKQEMVVGSLRDLREAALPMLAAVFGMAGPAVVYTAVQLVGSGDVSGWAVPTATDIAFAVAVLSIFGKGMPPAARTFLLTLAVVDDLLAIIVIAVFFSHGLNVLALLGALAVVALFGLLVQRGVTHWFLLIPLGAVAWWLMHASGVHATIAGVLLGLTVPARPTRREPTGMTARFTHLVHPFSAGIALPLFALMAAGVNLVDAGGLGQVLTDPVAVGVYLGLPLGKILGIWGSVVVLTRFTGLRLGHGVDTPDVLGLATIAGIGFTVSLLIAGLAFGEGSTMEHARAAVLLGTAISAVLGAVLLQVRVRTHRRGTPSARTGTIHVRRH is encoded by the coding sequence ATGACCCCCGCCGCCCACCCGTCCCGCCCGCGCAACCCCTTCGCCGCCCTCGCCCACCGGCTCGAGTCCGAGGTCTTCTCCGGCCTGCTCATGGTGGCCGCCGCGCTCATCGCCCTGACCTGGGCGAACTCGCCGTGGCGCGGCGCCTACGAGTCGCTGTCCACGACCGTCGTCGGCCCGCACGCGCTCCACCTCGACCTCGACCTGGCGACCTGGGCCGCCGACGGCCTCCTGGCCGTGTTCTTCTTCGTCGTGGGCCTCGAGCTCAAGCAGGAGATGGTGGTGGGATCGCTGCGCGACCTGCGCGAGGCGGCCCTGCCCATGCTCGCCGCCGTCTTCGGCATGGCCGGACCGGCGGTGGTCTACACCGCCGTCCAGCTCGTCGGCTCGGGGGACGTGTCCGGCTGGGCCGTCCCGACGGCGACCGACATCGCCTTCGCCGTCGCCGTCCTGTCGATCTTCGGCAAGGGCATGCCGCCGGCGGCCCGCACCTTCCTCCTCACCCTCGCCGTCGTCGACGACCTCCTCGCGATCATCGTCATCGCCGTCTTCTTCTCGCACGGCCTCAACGTCCTGGCGCTCCTGGGGGCGCTCGCCGTGGTCGCCCTCTTCGGGCTGCTCGTCCAGCGGGGCGTCACGCACTGGTTCCTGCTCATCCCGCTCGGCGCGGTGGCCTGGTGGCTCATGCACGCCTCCGGGGTGCACGCCACCATCGCGGGCGTCCTCCTCGGTCTCACCGTCCCGGCGCGCCCGACCCGCCGCGAGCCGACCGGGATGACGGCCCGCTTCACGCACCTCGTGCACCCGTTCAGCGCCGGGATCGCGCTGCCGCTCTTCGCCCTCATGGCGGCGGGCGTCAACCTCGTCGACGCCGGCGGCCTCGGCCAGGTCCTCACCGACCCGGTGGCGGTCGGCGTCTACCTCGGCCTGCCGCTCGGCAAGATCCTGGGCATCTGGGGTTCGGTCGTCGTCCTCACCCGCTTCACGGGGCTGCGGCTGGGCCACGGAGTCGACACGCCCGACGTCCTGGGCCTGGCGACGATCGCCGGGATCGGATTCACGGTCTCGCTCCTCATCGCCGGGCTGGCCTTCGGCGAGGGGTCGACGATGGAGCACGCGCGCGCCGCGGTCCTGCTGGGCACGGCGATCAGCGCGGTGCTCGGCGCCGTCCTCCTGCAGGTGCGCGTGCGCACGCACCGTCGCGGAACGCCGTCGGCCCGCACGGGCACCATTCACGTCCGTCGGCACTGA
- a CDS encoding HIT family protein: MSSAERSEPTVFTRIINGEIPGRFVWADDVCVAFATIEPQTRGHVLVVPREEIESYVDAPEKTVAHLAVVAQRIAATQVRVFDAVRPGIIVVGLDVPHLHVHVLPLHQASDVNPSSAAAAEADDLDAAMTELRAGLVEDGWGANVPAELGSAALA, encoded by the coding sequence ATGAGCAGCGCTGAGAGGTCCGAGCCGACCGTCTTCACCAGGATCATCAACGGGGAGATCCCCGGCCGCTTCGTGTGGGCCGACGACGTCTGCGTCGCCTTCGCGACCATCGAGCCGCAGACGCGCGGTCACGTCCTCGTCGTCCCCCGCGAGGAGATCGAGTCCTACGTCGACGCCCCGGAGAAGACCGTTGCGCACCTCGCCGTCGTCGCGCAGCGCATCGCCGCCACCCAGGTCCGCGTCTTCGACGCCGTCCGCCCGGGGATCATCGTCGTCGGGCTCGACGTGCCCCACCTGCACGTCCACGTCCTGCCGCTCCACCAGGCCTCCGACGTCAACCCGTCCAGCGCCGCGGCGGCCGAGGCCGACGACCTCGACGCCGCCATGACCGAGCTGCGCGCCGGGCTCGTCGAGGACGGCTGGGGCGCGAACGTGCCCGCCGAGCTGGGCTCGGCCGCCCTGGCCTGA
- a CDS encoding metal-dependent transcriptional regulator produces MARDARTPAPPAGTGDSAVTQDYLKAVWSASEWGGPGASITGLARRMGVAPSTASENVTRLVEAGLLVHEPYKAVTLTERGHALATSTVRRHRLLETYLVERLGLTWDEVHDEAEVLEHAVSDRLLTALDEALDHPVRDPHGDPVPAPDGTCVQPALRSVDTLRVGQTGVVGRILDDVATLRELAAAGIGLDTPVTVVDRVAASSPAAGEATGRSGRSARRRSSVLRAVLPVGAPRPEQETATVAVGSLWVLDERAR; encoded by the coding sequence ATGGCCCGAGACGCCCGCACCCCCGCCCCTCCCGCCGGGACCGGCGACTCCGCCGTCACCCAGGACTACCTCAAGGCCGTCTGGTCCGCCTCCGAGTGGGGCGGGCCCGGCGCCTCCATCACCGGCCTCGCCCGCCGCATGGGCGTCGCGCCCTCGACCGCCTCGGAGAACGTGACCCGCCTCGTCGAGGCCGGGCTCCTCGTCCACGAGCCCTACAAGGCCGTCACCCTCACCGAGCGCGGCCACGCCCTCGCCACCTCGACGGTGCGCCGGCACCGGCTGCTCGAGACCTACCTCGTCGAGCGCCTGGGACTGACCTGGGACGAGGTCCACGACGAGGCCGAGGTCCTCGAGCACGCCGTCTCCGACCGTCTCCTCACCGCCCTGGACGAGGCGCTCGACCACCCGGTGCGCGACCCCCACGGCGATCCGGTCCCCGCGCCGGACGGCACCTGCGTCCAGCCGGCGCTGCGCAGCGTCGACACCCTGCGCGTCGGGCAGACGGGCGTCGTCGGTCGGATCCTCGACGACGTCGCCACCCTGCGCGAGCTCGCCGCCGCCGGCATCGGGCTGGACACGCCCGTCACCGTCGTCGACCGGGTCGCGGCCTCCTCTCCCGCCGCCGGGGAGGCGACCGGCCGCAGCGGACGGTCCGCGCGGCGCCGATCTAGCGTCCTGCGCGCCGTCCTGCCCGTCGGCGCCCCACGGCCGGAGCAGGAGACGGCGACCGTCGCCGTCGGCAGCCTCTGGGTGCTCGACGAGCGCGCCCGCTGA
- a CDS encoding metallophosphoesterase family protein — protein MTGDSPEHPTRRTAPEADAASTPRAPGRVRRLEAGPGRGPLRDAVARVHGALTRFWDARTVAFRRVVRTSALLLVTGTLSLLLGVVTASGSSPVGPHEADWSTTLDSSVSLDLGPVGSVSLDSPVAPLGVDVVLGEIPAAGDDSAVSSTSAGLDLSSDGAAYVNLISHPEPTIEAGVRALAADALRRAGLLESIVLSLAAAGRLAARGRLRDGVRAGLSRGPASALVASTTAVAVAALLVPRLTAGTPQGSTLDVLSGTALADARVSGRVADVIEAYGPRVKTFLDEDERFYTAAEANLRAAWAASQAVGGTTTVTASDGEVDDDAVASAAATALARERLTGQVASPAPTASEPATASLDPSASPGDDATASASSTPRTTGALTTGQDGAITAVMSTDLHCNLDMIALAGTLDEVSGAAVHMDDGDLTMTGSSAEQVCVDALDRAVPRGTARVATIGNHDSADTAARLRAMGWTVTDGTVQKVAGLTVLGDVDAERTDASGTRQRGDETVEQLGTRLSTVACDSLAAGLRVDVMLIHEPYTFAPMQASGCTPLLLAGHVHQERGMSVTQGQDGPVAALISGAGKGGTSLGAVTQDAYLHVLSFSTDGDLLAWRAVVVHTDASVTVGAWQPVPAAGTTGQGAAATATASSTAAAD, from the coding sequence GTGACCGGAGACTCGCCCGAGCACCCGACGCGGCGGACCGCCCCCGAGGCGGACGCCGCGTCGACTCCCCGCGCCCCGGGCCGGGTCCGCCGTCTCGAGGCGGGTCCCGGCCGCGGTCCGCTGCGCGACGCGGTCGCCCGCGTCCACGGCGCCCTCACCCGCTTCTGGGACGCCCGCACCGTCGCCTTCCGCAGGGTCGTGCGCACGAGCGCCCTGCTCCTCGTCACAGGCACGCTCAGCCTCCTGCTCGGCGTCGTCACCGCGAGCGGCTCCTCGCCCGTCGGCCCGCACGAGGCCGACTGGTCGACGACCCTGGACTCCTCCGTCTCCCTCGACCTCGGACCCGTCGGATCGGTCTCCCTGGACTCGCCCGTGGCGCCGCTCGGCGTCGACGTCGTCCTCGGCGAGATCCCCGCTGCCGGCGACGACTCGGCCGTGTCCTCTACGAGCGCCGGCCTGGACCTGTCCTCCGACGGCGCCGCCTACGTCAACCTCATCAGCCACCCCGAGCCCACCATCGAGGCCGGCGTCCGGGCCCTCGCCGCCGACGCCCTGCGCCGCGCCGGGCTCCTCGAGTCGATCGTGCTCTCCCTCGCCGCGGCCGGTCGGCTCGCCGCCCGCGGACGCCTGCGCGACGGCGTGCGCGCCGGCCTGTCCCGCGGACCCGCCTCCGCGCTCGTCGCCTCCACCACGGCGGTCGCCGTCGCCGCCCTGCTCGTCCCGCGGCTCACCGCCGGCACTCCGCAGGGGAGCACCCTCGACGTGCTGTCCGGCACGGCCCTCGCCGACGCCCGGGTCTCCGGCCGCGTCGCCGACGTCATCGAGGCCTACGGTCCGCGCGTCAAGACCTTCCTCGACGAGGACGAGCGCTTCTACACCGCCGCCGAGGCCAACCTCCGCGCCGCCTGGGCGGCCTCGCAGGCCGTCGGCGGCACCACCACCGTCACCGCCTCGGACGGCGAGGTCGACGACGACGCCGTCGCCTCCGCCGCGGCCACGGCCCTCGCCCGCGAGCGCCTCACCGGGCAGGTCGCCTCGCCCGCCCCCACCGCCTCGGAGCCGGCGACCGCGAGCCTTGACCCCAGCGCGAGCCCGGGCGACGACGCTACCGCCTCCGCGAGCTCGACCCCGCGCACCACTGGCGCCCTCACCACCGGCCAGGACGGCGCCATCACTGCCGTCATGAGCACCGACCTGCACTGCAACCTCGACATGATCGCCCTGGCCGGAACCCTCGACGAGGTCTCCGGCGCGGCGGTCCACATGGACGACGGCGACCTCACGATGACGGGCTCCTCCGCCGAGCAGGTCTGCGTGGACGCCCTCGACCGGGCCGTGCCGCGCGGCACCGCCCGCGTCGCCACCATCGGCAACCACGACTCCGCGGACACCGCCGCCCGCCTGCGCGCCATGGGCTGGACGGTCACCGACGGCACCGTCCAGAAGGTCGCCGGGCTCACCGTGCTCGGCGACGTCGACGCCGAGCGCACCGACGCCTCCGGCACCCGGCAGCGCGGCGACGAGACCGTCGAGCAGCTCGGGACGCGGCTCAGCACCGTCGCCTGCGACTCGCTGGCGGCCGGCCTCCGGGTCGACGTCATGCTCATCCACGAGCCCTACACCTTCGCTCCCATGCAGGCCTCCGGGTGCACGCCGCTGCTCCTGGCCGGGCACGTCCACCAGGAGCGCGGGATGAGCGTCACCCAGGGGCAGGACGGGCCCGTGGCCGCCCTCATCAGCGGGGCCGGCAAGGGCGGCACCTCGCTCGGCGCCGTCACCCAGGACGCCTACCTGCACGTCCTGTCCTTCTCCACCGACGGCGACCTGCTCGCCTGGCGCGCCGTCGTCGTCCACACCGACGCCTCGGTGACGGTCGGCGCCTGGCAGCCGGTGCCCGCGGCCGGGACGACGGGGCAGGGCGCCGCCGCGACCGCGACCGCGTCGTCCACCGCCGCGGCCGACTGA